One part of the Coffea eugenioides isolate CCC68of chromosome 10, Ceug_1.0, whole genome shotgun sequence genome encodes these proteins:
- the LOC113748673 gene encoding uncharacterized protein LOC113748673 isoform X2, with the protein MGRVGSDGEAELRLSSRNSTSNEGFKFPKKFMKGDCTTVCNLSVPRKLRSAMKKRSRESVSPPLPVCKKLTRVAGGVELLTKDGSTKYKLKMKQSQAHGCVADGTQGPVTKDEEEVAEALYALAGVFSNTDKTDKAGSAVQELGINSSNLTKAESLLTPIDVGKVEEEVKAVSYGDEAPNHSSNPEHSGGESIILHWQNGTSQPDILVGKQTTIEVGSDIPEVNLPLTTFESDKQQTIQKTCDSVVSEDWSELSKTRSKLPNLNKSLASVKCPTTVLAPIAAACGQAEVQHTIKETRNNGSSLRPDLPSITSCDTQELGIPLQPHIANHPAWFESTSCSAQSPKLSSSVLAKKDAQVSIRSKNPWKRCIAHVYISRFIKVLQITERKNRSIMLSSELGTNEAPKQVARIPVANLNEGRNGMTGVVSSDSFRRAATEKYATEVRNAVHLHKRLIQDQQQAPYEVYNAQKQSLDCLSLLAGSGQLEISNGINRAGNGREISTQLPFPGLLSQNQPSIPFPVPQNCYSSPSFSSHPSVAMGQKFQVPPNVGSTSYGATLMDATLSSIQQLEEQQQKRASLLMTRYKSGVAPPVIPNKQTEGPDIPPVFQHVQTLFSPSLSSVEVLGARYAPVLQQQLLSATSLLPSPTVKEQYHHLPSVHEANVGGVRSDSVPLRIICNQYI; encoded by the exons ATGGGGCGTGTGGGGTCGGACGGTGAAGCTGAGCTTCGTCTTAGCAGCAGAAATAGTACTTCCAATGAAGGATTTAAGTTTCCCAAAAAG TTTATGAAAGGTGACTGCACTACTGTTTGTAATCTCTCTGTTCCCAGGAAGTTACGATCAG CCATGAAGAAGAGAAGTCGTGAATCTGTTTCTCCACCATTGCCAGTTTGCAAGAAGCTGACTCGTGTAGCCGGTGGAGTTGAATTACTAACAAAAGATGGTTCCACGAAATACAAGCTGAAAATG AAACAGAGTCAAGCTCATGGCTGTGTTGCAGACGGGACCCAAGGGCCTGTCACCAAGGATGAGGAAGAAGTGGCGGAGGCCTTATATGCTTTGGCAGGAGTCTTCTCTAACACTGACAAGACAGATAAGGCTGGATCCGCTGTTCAAGAATTGGGAATAAATTCTTCCAACTTGACAAAAGCTGAGAGTCTTTTAACTCCAATTGATG TAGGGAAGGTGGAAGAGGAGGTTAAGGCAGTAAGTTATGGAGATGAGGCACCTAATCATTCGTCAAATCCAGAACACTCAGGTGGAGAATCTATCATACTTCATTGGCAAAATGGCACTTCACAGCCTGATATCTTGGTTGGCAAGCAGACAACCATTGAAGTGGGTAGTGATATTCCTGAAGTAAATCTTCCCTTGACAACTTTCGAATCTGATAAACAACAAACCATCCAAAAAACATGTGACTCTGTTGTTTCTGAGGATTGGAGTGAGTTGAGCAAGACAAG GTCAAAATTGCCAAATCTTAATAAAAGCCTAGCAAGCGTCAAGTGTCCAACAACTGTATTGGCACCG ATTGCAGCTGCTTGTGGCCAAGCTGAGGTACAACATACCATCAAGGAAACCAGAAATAATG GTTCCTCATTGAGGCCAGATTTGCCTTCAATAACATCATGTGACACTCAGGAGCTGGGAATTCCCTTGCA GCCACATATTGCTAATCATCCTGCTTGGTTTGAAAGTACTAGTTGCTCTGCACAGTCTCCAAAATTGAGTAGTAGTGTCCTAGCTAAAAAG GATGCTCAAGTTTCCATTCGTTCAAAGAATCCATGGAAGAGATGTATAGCTCATGTTTATATTAGTCGATTCATTAAGGTCCTCCAAATCACTGAAAGAAAAAACAGATCAATAATGCTTTCTTCGGAACTCGGAACAAATGAAGCACCAAAGCAAGTGGCGCGTATACCTGTTGCTAACCTAAATGAGGGGAGGAACGGTATGACTGGAGTTGTTAGTTCTGACAGTTTCAGACGCGCTGCTACTGAGAAATATGCAACTGAAGTGAGAAATGCTGTTCATTTGCACAAGAGACTCATTCAAGATCAGCAGCAGGCTCCATATGAGGTCTACAATGCACAGAAGCAG AGCTTAGATTGCTTATCTTTGCTGGCTGGAAGTGGTCAGTTGGAAATTAGTAATGGCATTAATAGAGCAGGAAATGGTCGGGAAATCTCAACACAGCTTCCTTTTCCTGGCCTGCTCTCCCAGAATCAACCATCCATTCCCTTTCCAGTGCCCCAAAATTGTTACTCGTCTCCATCTTTCTCTAGTCATCCTTCAGTAGCCATGGGGCAGAAG TTCCAGGTGCCCCCGAATGTTGGCAGCACATCTTATGGTGCTACCCTTATGGATGCTACTCTCTCGTCAATACAGCAGCTAGAGGAGCAACAACAAAAGCGCGCTTCGCTGTTAATGACTCGTTACAAATCCGGAGTTGCCCCGCCAGTTATACCAAACAAGCAAACTGAAGGGCCAGACATTCCTCCTGTGTTTCAGCATGTACAAACCCTTTTCTCACCTTCCCTATCTTCTGTAGAAGTACTCGGCGCCAGATATGCTCCAGTCTTGCAACAGCAGCTTCTGTCTGCTACTTCACTGTTGCCTTCTCCAACAGTGAAAGAACAATATCATCATCTCCCTTCTGTCCATGAAGCAAATGTAGGTGGAGTACGATCTGACAGTGTACCCTTGCGGATAATCTGCAATCAGTATATTTAA
- the LOC113750091 gene encoding snakin-2-like isoform X2, producing the protein MAFPKALMMMMMIIIASLVYAAQVPQIDSNTVGRSLLQNNDIDCKSACDARCAETKRRNLCKRACGTCCERCHCVPPGTSGNEDVCPCYANMTTHGGRHKCP; encoded by the exons ATGGCTTTTCCTAAGGCTCtcatgatgatgatgatgatcatcATCGCTTCCCTTGTTTACGCTGCTCAAGTG CCGCAGATTGACAGCAACACGGTTGGTCGCTCTCTTCTCCAGAATAATGATATAG ATTGCAAGTCTGCATGCGACGCGAGGTGCGCGGAAACGAAGAGGCGAAATTTGTGCAAGAGAGCATGCGGGACATGCTGTGAGCGGTGCCACTGCGTTCCTCCGGGCACTTCCGGCAATGAGGATGTCTGCCCCTGCTATGCCAACATGACCACTCACGGCGGCAGACACAAGTGCCCTTGA
- the LOC113750091 gene encoding gibberellin-regulated protein 11-like isoform X1: MAFPKALMMMMMIIIASLVYAAQVADTLFVPQPQIDSNTVGRSLLQNNDIDCKSACDARCAETKRRNLCKRACGTCCERCHCVPPGTSGNEDVCPCYANMTTHGGRHKCP, translated from the exons ATGGCTTTTCCTAAGGCTCtcatgatgatgatgatgatcatcATCGCTTCCCTTGTTTACGCTGCTCAAGTG GCTGATACATTGTTCGTCCCGCAGCCGCAGATTGACAGCAACACGGTTGGTCGCTCTCTTCTCCAGAATAATGATATAG ATTGCAAGTCTGCATGCGACGCGAGGTGCGCGGAAACGAAGAGGCGAAATTTGTGCAAGAGAGCATGCGGGACATGCTGTGAGCGGTGCCACTGCGTTCCTCCGGGCACTTCCGGCAATGAGGATGTCTGCCCCTGCTATGCCAACATGACCACTCACGGCGGCAGACACAAGTGCCCTTGA
- the LOC113748673 gene encoding uncharacterized protein LOC113748673 isoform X1, translating into MGRVGSDGEAELRLSSRNSTSNEGFKFPKKFMKGDCTTVCNLSVPRKLRSAMKKRSRESVSPPLPVCKKLTRVAGGVELLTKDGSTKYKLKMKQSQAHGCVADGTQGPVTKDEEEVAEALYALAGVFSNTDKTDKAGSAVQELGINSSNLTKAESLLTPIDDMAVGKVEEEVKAVSYGDEAPNHSSNPEHSGGESIILHWQNGTSQPDILVGKQTTIEVGSDIPEVNLPLTTFESDKQQTIQKTCDSVVSEDWSELSKTRSKLPNLNKSLASVKCPTTVLAPIAAACGQAEVQHTIKETRNNGSSLRPDLPSITSCDTQELGIPLQPHIANHPAWFESTSCSAQSPKLSSSVLAKKDAQVSIRSKNPWKRCIAHVYISRFIKVLQITERKNRSIMLSSELGTNEAPKQVARIPVANLNEGRNGMTGVVSSDSFRRAATEKYATEVRNAVHLHKRLIQDQQQAPYEVYNAQKQSLDCLSLLAGSGQLEISNGINRAGNGREISTQLPFPGLLSQNQPSIPFPVPQNCYSSPSFSSHPSVAMGQKFQVPPNVGSTSYGATLMDATLSSIQQLEEQQQKRASLLMTRYKSGVAPPVIPNKQTEGPDIPPVFQHVQTLFSPSLSSVEVLGARYAPVLQQQLLSATSLLPSPTVKEQYHHLPSVHEANVGGVRSDSVPLRIICNQYI; encoded by the exons ATGGGGCGTGTGGGGTCGGACGGTGAAGCTGAGCTTCGTCTTAGCAGCAGAAATAGTACTTCCAATGAAGGATTTAAGTTTCCCAAAAAG TTTATGAAAGGTGACTGCACTACTGTTTGTAATCTCTCTGTTCCCAGGAAGTTACGATCAG CCATGAAGAAGAGAAGTCGTGAATCTGTTTCTCCACCATTGCCAGTTTGCAAGAAGCTGACTCGTGTAGCCGGTGGAGTTGAATTACTAACAAAAGATGGTTCCACGAAATACAAGCTGAAAATG AAACAGAGTCAAGCTCATGGCTGTGTTGCAGACGGGACCCAAGGGCCTGTCACCAAGGATGAGGAAGAAGTGGCGGAGGCCTTATATGCTTTGGCAGGAGTCTTCTCTAACACTGACAAGACAGATAAGGCTGGATCCGCTGTTCAAGAATTGGGAATAAATTCTTCCAACTTGACAAAAGCTGAGAGTCTTTTAACTCCAATTGATG ACATGGCAGTAGGGAAGGTGGAAGAGGAGGTTAAGGCAGTAAGTTATGGAGATGAGGCACCTAATCATTCGTCAAATCCAGAACACTCAGGTGGAGAATCTATCATACTTCATTGGCAAAATGGCACTTCACAGCCTGATATCTTGGTTGGCAAGCAGACAACCATTGAAGTGGGTAGTGATATTCCTGAAGTAAATCTTCCCTTGACAACTTTCGAATCTGATAAACAACAAACCATCCAAAAAACATGTGACTCTGTTGTTTCTGAGGATTGGAGTGAGTTGAGCAAGACAAG GTCAAAATTGCCAAATCTTAATAAAAGCCTAGCAAGCGTCAAGTGTCCAACAACTGTATTGGCACCG ATTGCAGCTGCTTGTGGCCAAGCTGAGGTACAACATACCATCAAGGAAACCAGAAATAATG GTTCCTCATTGAGGCCAGATTTGCCTTCAATAACATCATGTGACACTCAGGAGCTGGGAATTCCCTTGCA GCCACATATTGCTAATCATCCTGCTTGGTTTGAAAGTACTAGTTGCTCTGCACAGTCTCCAAAATTGAGTAGTAGTGTCCTAGCTAAAAAG GATGCTCAAGTTTCCATTCGTTCAAAGAATCCATGGAAGAGATGTATAGCTCATGTTTATATTAGTCGATTCATTAAGGTCCTCCAAATCACTGAAAGAAAAAACAGATCAATAATGCTTTCTTCGGAACTCGGAACAAATGAAGCACCAAAGCAAGTGGCGCGTATACCTGTTGCTAACCTAAATGAGGGGAGGAACGGTATGACTGGAGTTGTTAGTTCTGACAGTTTCAGACGCGCTGCTACTGAGAAATATGCAACTGAAGTGAGAAATGCTGTTCATTTGCACAAGAGACTCATTCAAGATCAGCAGCAGGCTCCATATGAGGTCTACAATGCACAGAAGCAG AGCTTAGATTGCTTATCTTTGCTGGCTGGAAGTGGTCAGTTGGAAATTAGTAATGGCATTAATAGAGCAGGAAATGGTCGGGAAATCTCAACACAGCTTCCTTTTCCTGGCCTGCTCTCCCAGAATCAACCATCCATTCCCTTTCCAGTGCCCCAAAATTGTTACTCGTCTCCATCTTTCTCTAGTCATCCTTCAGTAGCCATGGGGCAGAAG TTCCAGGTGCCCCCGAATGTTGGCAGCACATCTTATGGTGCTACCCTTATGGATGCTACTCTCTCGTCAATACAGCAGCTAGAGGAGCAACAACAAAAGCGCGCTTCGCTGTTAATGACTCGTTACAAATCCGGAGTTGCCCCGCCAGTTATACCAAACAAGCAAACTGAAGGGCCAGACATTCCTCCTGTGTTTCAGCATGTACAAACCCTTTTCTCACCTTCCCTATCTTCTGTAGAAGTACTCGGCGCCAGATATGCTCCAGTCTTGCAACAGCAGCTTCTGTCTGCTACTTCACTGTTGCCTTCTCCAACAGTGAAAGAACAATATCATCATCTCCCTTCTGTCCATGAAGCAAATGTAGGTGGAGTACGATCTGACAGTGTACCCTTGCGGATAATCTGCAATCAGTATATTTAA
- the LOC113750871 gene encoding hexokinase-2, chloroplastic, translated as MSVTVGSPGVRSIYGSAISAKALGSFSRPRVIMAVQSNVISVAPILTKLKEDCATPLPVLRHLAAAMASVMRAGLAVDGGSDLPMIPSYVDALPTGNEKGLFYALDLGGTNFRVLRVQLGGKEERVIATEFEQVSIPPELMFGTSEELFDFIASVLAKFAEKEGGEFNLPDCQTREIGFTFSFPVKQTSVDSGILIKWTKGFAVSGTAGKDVVACLNEAMQRQGLNMRVSALVNDTVGTLAGARYWDDDVMVAVILGTGTNACYVERKDAIPKLQSHNSTSGGMIINTEWGAFSNGLPLTEFDREMDADSINPGEQIFEKTISGMYLGEIVRRVLLKMARASELFGDSISEKLLTPFMLRTPDICAMQQDTSEDLEVVGTILLDVVGVSSNASARQIVVEVCDTIAKRGGRLAGAGIVGILEKMEEDSEGLIFGKRTVVAMDGGLYEHYPQYRTYLQEAVQELLGPQTSTNIVIEHTKDGSGIGAALLAAANSKYGHHF; from the exons ATGTCAGTCACCGTTGGCTCACCGGGAGTCCGATCCATCTATGGAAGTGCAATTTCAGCTAAAGCTTTGGGTTCATTTTCGCGGCCCCGGGTGATCATGGCCGTCCAATCTAATGTAATCTCAGTTGCTCCAATCTTAACTAAGTTGAAGGAGGACTGTGCTACTCCCTTGCCAGTCTTGCGCCACCTGGCAGCCGCCATGGCCTCCGTCATGCGGGCAGGCCTCGCTGTCGATGGTGGCAGTGATCTCCCGATGATCCCCAGCTACGTTGACGCGCTCCCAACCGG AAACGAGAAGGGATTGTTTTACGCATTGGATCTTGGCGGAACAAATTTCCGGGTGCTGAGAGTCCAGTTAGGAGGAAAGGAAGAGCGGGTGATTGCCACCGAGTTCGAGCAAGTTTCTATTCCTCCAGAATTGATGTTTGGCACCTCTGAG GAGCTATTTGATTTCATTGCTTCTGTGCTGGCAAAGTTCGCAGAGAAGGAGGGTGGAGAGTTTAATTTACCAGACTGCCAGACAAGGGAAATAGGAttcacattttcttttccaGTGAAGCAGACTTCTGTCGACTCAGGCATCTTGATTAAATGGACCAAGGGTTTTGCAGTCTCTGGAACT GCAGGGAAGGATGTAGTTGCATGTCTGAATGAAGCCATGCAAAGGCAGGGATTAAATATGCGGGTTTCTGCTCTG GTTAATGATACTGTCGGAACTCTTGCTGGAGCTAGATACTGGGATGACGATGTAATGGTTGCCGTTATTCTAGGAACTGGAACTAATGCTTGCTATGTAGAACGCAAAGATGCTATTCCTAAGCTTCAGTCCCACAACTCAACTTCTGGAGGAATG ATCATAAATACTGAGTGGGGAGCATTCTCAAATGGCCTTCCTTTGACCGAGTTTGATAGAGAGATGGATGCTGATAGTATTAATCCTGGTGAGCAG ATATTTGAGAAAACAATTTCTGGTATGTACCTGGGTGAAATTGTAAGAAGAGTGCTGCTCAAGATGGCTCGAGCTAGTGAATTATTCGGTGACTCCATTTCAGAGAAACTGTTGACTCCATTTATGCTCAG GACCCCAGATATTTGTGCCATGCAGCAGGACACTTCGGAAGATCTTGAAGTTGTGGGGACAATCCTCCTTGATGTAGTCGGG GTAAGTTCCAATGCAAGTGCAAGGCAGATTGTGGTGGAGGTATGTGACACGATTGCGAAACGTGGAGGCCGACTGGCTGGTGCAGGAATCGTTGGGATTCTTGAGAAGATGGAGGAGGATTCAGAGGGTCTTATATTCGGAAAGAGAACAGTGGTGGCGATGGATGGAGGCTTGTATGAGCATTACCCACAATACAGAACGTATCTCCAAGAAGCCGTTCAAGAGCTTCTAGGACCTCAAACCTCTACAAACATAGTAATTGAACACACAAAAGATGGATCTGGAATTGGTGCTGCCCTATTAGCTGCTGCAAACTCGAAATATGGACACCACTTTTAA
- the LOC113750113 gene encoding WEB family protein At1g75720, with product MSRMNQGGADEEGVIMMRKAEIDTSAPFRSVQEAVMLFGERILAGEVYANKLKEMHDGSIENGHAPSRLGNITAELEETKQSLQKAQAESLVMATCLSSLQEELQRTKRELQHLKERESQKRAIELEIEDLKFVEDIKDEEEFQVKITETMIHQQQNVEFQKRRYVTFADPPSLAQVVPPADALLQRHPSLRKSKKKPLLPLIKGIFRKIGSSGVGPAGA from the exons ATGTCGAGAATGAATCAAGGTGGCGCAGATGAGGAGGGAGTGATAATGATGAGGAAGGCTGAGATTGACACCAGTGCTCCTTTTCGTTCTGTTCAGGAGGCTGTAATGTTGTTCGGCGAGAGAATTTTGGCTGGCGAAGTCTATGCCAACAAACTCAAAGAG ATGCATGATGGAAGCATCGAGAATGGTCACGCTCCTTCAAGGCTTGGAAATATCACGGCAGAGCTAGAGGAGACAAAGCAAAGTCTCCAAAAGGCACAAGCAGAAAGCTTGGTCATGGCTACTTGCCTCTCTTCTTTACAAGAAGAACTTCAGCGGACAAAAAGAGAGCTCCAACACCTAAAAGAAAGAGAATCCCAGAAAAGGGCCATCGAGCTTGAGATTGAAGATCTCAAGTTTGTTGAGGATATAAaagatgaagaagaatttcAAGTCAAGATCACAGAAACTATGATCCACCAACAACAAAACGTGGAGTTTCAAAAGAGAAGATATGTAACCTTCGCAGATCCACCATCTTTAGCCCAAGTTGTACCACCAGCTGATGCTCTACTACAGAGGCACCCTTCTCTGAGGAAGAGTAAAAAGAAGCCTTTGCTCCCGCTGATCAAGGGCATCTTTAGGAAGATAGGCAGCTCTGGAGTTGGACCGGCAGGAGCTTGA
- the LOC113749150 gene encoding uncharacterized protein LOC113749150 — protein MNERGPSSLPQLRLCFVALLFMALLTSLPEPRKTPSEKTSHNNKKHPSKRRKKQQPQKPPSSWDQFKNLLTCKQIEGSKVHDPSIPKLGSCSSICSFRDVVYGNTSRVVHRADNSPESSSVGQETRLLSKKSSHGSSSRSFSSSLRSNGTSVTYNNGSCRGMQFRKLSGCYECHTIVDPSRYPLPRTTICACSECGEVFPKIESLEHHQAVRHAVGELGPEDSSRNIVEIIFKSSWLKKDNPICSIERILKVHNTQRTIQRFEDCRDAVKIRANSNSKKNPRCAADGNELLRFHCTSLTCSLGARGSSSLCGLVPGCGVCTIIRHGFQGNKSSGVRTTASSGRAHDCLGLGSDGGRRAMLVCRVIAGRVKRMADDAAVEEDDAGTLAAGSYDSVAGYAGVYSNLEELYVFNPRAILPCFVVIYKALES, from the exons ATGAATGAGAGAGGTCCCTCTTCATTACCACAACTTCGCTTGTGTTTTGTAGCTCTACTTTTCATGGCACTGCTCACTTCCTTACCAGAACCACGGAAGACGCCATCAGAGAAGACCAGTCATAATAACAAGAAACATCCATCAAAACGCAGGAAAAAGCAACAACCTCAGAAGCCACCATCATCGTGGGACCAATTCAAGAACTTGTTGACTTGCAAGCAGATCGAAGGGTCAAAAGTTCATGATCCCTCAATCCCAAAGTTGGGGTCTTGCAGCTCAATATGCTCTTTCAGGGATGTTGTTTATGGGAACACGAGCAGGGTGGTCCACAGAGCTGATAATTCTCCTGAAAGCAGTAGCGTTGGACAGGAAACGCGACTTCTTAGCAAGAAATCTTCTCATGGATCATCCTCCAGGTCTTTCTCAAGCTCACTCAGATCAAACGGTACTAGTGTGACGTACAACAATGGGTCCTGTAGAGGCATGCAATTCAGAAAGCTCTCTGGATGTTATGAGTGCCACACCATAGTTGATCCTAGCAG GTATCCTTTGCCAAGGACAACCATATGTGCTTGCTCTGAATGCGGAGAGGTCTTCCCAAAAATTGAGAGCTTGGAGCATCATCAAGCGGTCAGGCATGCTG TGGGTGAGCTGGGACCCGAAGATTCAAGCCGCAATATCGTGGAGATAATCTTCAAATCAAGCTGGCTCAAGAAGGACAATCCAATCTGCAGCATCGAACGGATCCTAAAGGTCCACAACACTCAACGCACGATCCAACGGTTCGAGGACTGCAGAGATGCAGTGAAGATACGTGCAAACAGCAACAGCAAGAAAAACCCCCGGTGCGCCGCCGATGGCAACGAGCTGCTAAGATTCCACTGCACCAGCCTCACTTGCTCGCTCGGCGCACGCGGGTCCTCCAGCCTGTGCGGCTTAGTCCCCGGCTGTGGAGTATGCACTATCATCCGGCACGGCTTCCAAGGTAACAAGTCGAGTGGAGTCCGCACGACCGCAAGCAGTGGTAGGGCCCACGACTGCCTTGGCCTGGGCTCCGACGGTGGCCGGAGAGCGATGTTGGTTTGCCGTGTAATAGCAGGGAGGGTGAAGCGCATGGCGGATGATGCGGCGGTGGAGGAGGACGATGCTGGCACGTTGGCTGCCGGCTCATACGACTCGGTAGCCGGGTACGCCGGAGTGTACTCGAATCTCGAGGAGCTTTACGTATTTAATCCCAGGGCTATCCTACCTTGTTTCGTAGTGATCTACAAAGCCCTTGAATCTTAG
- the LOC113749323 gene encoding AP-2 complex subunit sigma, which yields MIRFILLQNRQGKTRLAKYYIPLEESEKHKVEYEVHRLVVNRDPKFTNFVEFRTHKVIYRRYAGLFFSLCVDITDNELAYLECIHLFVEILDHFFSNVCELDLVFNFHKVYLILDEFILAGELQETSKKAIIERMGELEKQE from the exons atg ATCCGATTCATATTGCTTCAGAACAGGCAAGGCAAGACTCGTCTCGCCAAGTACTACATTCCTCTCGAGGAATCCGAGAAGCACAAAGTCGAGTACGAG GTTCACCGTTTGGTTGTCAACAGAGATCCGAAATTCACCAACTTTGTAGAG TTCCGCACCCACAAGGTGATCTACAGGCGATATGCAGGATTGTTTTTTTCCTTGTGCGTGGATATAACAGATAATGAATTGGCTTATCTCGAGTGTATCCATTTATTTGTGGAGATACTTGATCATTTCTTCAGCAACGTATGTGAGCTAGATTTGGTCTTCAATTTTCACAAG GTATATCTCATATTAGATGAGTTCATTCTTGCCGGAGAACTTCAAGAAACAAGCAAGAAG GCTATCATAGAGCGGATGGGTGAATTGGAAAAGCAAGAGTAA
- the LOC113749671 gene encoding tRNA (adenine(58)-N(1))-methyltransferase non-catalytic subunit trm6-like gives MSINKIQENTSKNNARLTWEGCSILLDINDGERMVFERLTAGATLKVGNKKCSLQPFINCPFGSLFQVENGTDGPFLSRIFSTSEGSNDLQEEKESPTVYGSKDNRELMDNNTAQSLTGEDIDELRRKGASGVEIIEALITNSATFEKKTSFSQEKYRLKKQKKYSPRVLLRRPTARSICEAYFKKRPEQIGFLRMDALALLLSMASVTSHSDVLVVDMVGGLLTGAVAERLGGNGYVCNTYRGITPYPIDIVRMFNFGTEICERIVNSPLTELCATSNVTSVSSSQLEEACGTRSQSNEEGPSSSVPSLDTGEIMISSEDGDTDISPTSLAVKPCKATKVGQKAPLDAIKSWRENGFSSLIIAAPQIDAWSMVKELLPLLSFSAPFAVYHQYQQPLALCMHNLQVGKMAIGLQISEPWLREYQVLPSRTHPHMQMSTSGGYILSGTRIYGSK, from the exons ATGTCGATAAATAAAATCCAGGAAAATACCAGTAAAAACAATGCTAGATTGACCTGGGAAGGCTGCAGCATCTTGCTTGACATCAACGATGGTGAACGAATGGTTTTTGAACGTTTGACTGCAGGCGC TACATTGAAGGTTGGAAATAAGAAGTGCTCTCTTCAGCCTTTTATTAATTGTCCATTTGGGTCTCTGTTTCAAGTAGAGAACGGAACAGATGGGCCTTTTTTGTCTCGCATTTTTTCGACATCAGAAG GTAGTAATGATCTTCAAGAGGAAAAGGAGTCTCCTACAGTTTATGGTTCCAAAGACAACAGAGAATTGATGGATAATAATACAGCCCAGTCTCTTACAGGCGAAGATATAGATGAGCTGCGAAG AAAGGGAGCCAGTGGAGTTGAAATTATTGAAGCACTCATCACTAATAGTGCAACATTTGAAAAGAAGACATCATTTTCACAG GAAAAGTACCGTCTTAAGAAGCAGAAGAAATACTCACCCAGAGTACTTTTAAGGCGTCCTACTGCAAGAAG CATATGTGAGGCATACTTCAAAAAACGTCCAGAACAAATAGG GTTCTTGCGAATGGACGCATTAGCTCTTCTGCTGTCCATGGCTAGTGTAACTTCACATTCAGACGTGCTTGTAGTGGATATGGTTGGTGGACTTCTTACTGGTGCTGTGGCGGAGAGGTTGGGAG GTAATGGTTATGTGTGCAATACGTATCGTGGAATTACACCGTATCCCATTGATATTGTCCGGATGTTCAACTTTGGTACAGAGATTTGTGAAAG GATTGTAAATTCCCCCTTGACAGAGTTATGTGCAACTTCAAATGTAACTTCAGTATCAAGCAGCCAACTGGAAGAAGCCTGTGGCACCAGAAGCCAGTCAAAT GAAGAAGGTCCTTCTTCCTCTGTGCCCTCTCTGGACACGGGTGAAATTATGATATCCTCTGAAGATGGCGACACAGACATTAGTCCTACTTCTCTAGCTGTCAAACCATGTAAAGCCACAAAGGTCGGTCAGAAGGCACCACTGGATGCTATTAAGTCATGGAGGGAAAATGGATTCTCCAG tttAATAATCGCTGCTCCACAAATTGATGCTTGGAGCATGGTCAAAGAACTTCTCCCTCTGCTGTCATTTTCAGCTCCTTTTGCAGTTTATCATCAGTATCAGCAG CCTCTTGCTCTCTGCATGCACAATTTGCAGGTCGGGAAAATGGCTATTGGTTTGCAAATATCTGAACCCTGGTTACGTGAATATCAG GTCCTTCCATCCAGAACCCACCCACACATGCAAATGAGTACATCTGGCGGGTATATACTGAGCGGGACCAGGATATATGGTTCCAAATAG